The following are from one region of the Aquirufa lenticrescens genome:
- a CDS encoding sugar transferase, giving the protein MSLDELPNLINIIKVEMAFVGPRPALYNQDDLMALRVAAGVDKLKLGITLGTD; this is encoded by the coding sequence TTGAGTTTGGACGAATTACCAAACCTCATCAATATCATCAAAGTAGAAATGGCATTCGTGGGGCCCAGACCGGCCTTGTATAACCAAGACGATTTAATGGCCTTACGAGTCGCAGCAGGGGTAGACAAACTGAAGCTAGGGATCACGCTAGGCACAGATTAA
- a CDS encoding SLBB domain-containing protein — MKLFSRILLTLSFLVLVHAAYSQVKRKVEDLSDEEISTFFERAQSSGMTEAQLEKAAKAQGYTSADIAKMRSRLTQIGDTKTKEKTSTSKSKTSSKRTVSGKLSTKKGTKNADAEDIEDVSMEEEEMIDSTLLPKKKIYGANLFNNKKLNFEPDLRIATPLNYTLGPDDELNIDIFGEVMDNYTVTVSPEGTVKILNLSPIYVNGLNVEAASARIVSRLRQLYQGLNRPGSGSSAIITLGNVRSIKVTLVGEVENPGSYTISSLATVFNALYLAGGPNENGSYRSIRVIRNNKVVRTLDLYDFLLKADQKDNIQLKDQDIIRVGDFDSHVELAGEVRRPMVFEAVKGETLKDILRYAGGFTDKAYTYSLNVRRNTSRELKLLNITQDEVVTFQPQNGDSISVGKIIERYENRVTVSGAVFRPGVFAIENGLTTVKELIKRAEGPRENAFLNRATISRRKENYDPEMISFDLGKVLRGELADIALHREDSLKVYSLDSLREYQRVSIFGEVNKPGIFEFRTGMKVADIILMAKGFKEAASYSKIELSRRVITHGNDDATKEKIQVKTFDIDGSLNISNEGSQYELKPFDIISIRRSPNYEVQRGVTIEGMVNFPGRYAIPKDDQKIADLIFEAGGLKPEGYLDGAILYRDSTVVGVKLSEILKNPASKNNLLLMENDRLVIPRVLETVKLSGGVQNPIAIAFVEGYSLQDYLDGAGGYTEYADKRNVYVKAPNGISTKRRRFLFFRINPKVLPGSQIVVPEFPSTKKGLTTAEAVGLSSALVSVALTLTTLINNLTK, encoded by the coding sequence ATGAAATTATTCAGTCGAATTCTTTTGACCCTTTCTTTCCTAGTCCTGGTTCACGCTGCCTATTCACAGGTAAAACGTAAAGTCGAAGACCTGAGTGACGAAGAGATCTCTACTTTCTTCGAGCGTGCCCAATCTAGCGGTATGACCGAAGCACAACTAGAAAAAGCAGCCAAAGCGCAAGGATATACCTCAGCAGATATAGCAAAAATGCGTAGCCGTTTGACGCAGATAGGAGATACGAAAACAAAGGAGAAAACGTCCACATCGAAATCAAAAACTTCTTCAAAAAGAACGGTTTCGGGTAAATTGAGCACGAAAAAAGGGACTAAAAATGCCGATGCAGAAGACATAGAAGATGTTTCGATGGAGGAAGAGGAAATGATTGATTCTACCCTGTTGCCTAAGAAAAAGATCTACGGTGCTAACCTTTTCAATAACAAAAAATTAAACTTCGAACCCGATTTACGTATCGCGACTCCTTTGAACTATACGCTGGGACCAGATGATGAGTTGAATATCGACATCTTTGGCGAAGTAATGGATAACTACACCGTTACGGTGAGTCCAGAAGGGACAGTTAAGATTCTAAACTTGAGTCCTATTTATGTAAATGGATTAAACGTCGAGGCTGCATCTGCTCGTATCGTGAGTCGCTTGAGACAATTATACCAAGGATTGAATCGCCCTGGTAGCGGATCGTCGGCTATTATCACCTTAGGAAATGTACGCAGTATCAAAGTGACTCTAGTAGGGGAAGTGGAGAACCCGGGTTCATATACCATCTCTTCTTTGGCAACCGTATTCAACGCTTTATACCTAGCAGGAGGACCTAATGAAAATGGTTCATACAGAAGCATTCGTGTAATTAGAAACAACAAAGTTGTTCGCACGCTAGACTTATACGATTTCTTATTAAAAGCAGATCAAAAAGACAACATCCAATTAAAGGACCAAGATATCATCCGCGTAGGGGATTTTGACTCTCACGTCGAATTAGCCGGCGAAGTAAGACGCCCTATGGTTTTCGAGGCCGTAAAAGGAGAGACATTAAAAGACATCCTTCGCTATGCGGGAGGATTCACAGATAAAGCCTATACGTACTCTCTAAACGTACGCAGAAATACTTCGCGTGAGTTGAAATTATTAAACATTACACAAGATGAAGTGGTGACTTTCCAGCCTCAAAATGGAGATTCGATTTCGGTAGGAAAAATCATCGAACGCTACGAAAACCGCGTAACAGTGAGTGGCGCCGTATTTAGACCAGGTGTTTTCGCCATCGAAAACGGCTTAACAACGGTAAAAGAGTTAATTAAACGCGCTGAAGGTCCTCGCGAAAACGCCTTCTTAAATCGCGCAACCATTTCTCGTAGAAAAGAAAACTACGATCCGGAAATGATCTCCTTTGACTTAGGAAAAGTATTAAGAGGCGAGTTAGCTGATATCGCGCTGCACCGGGAGGATTCATTAAAGGTCTACTCACTCGATTCTTTACGTGAATACCAGAGGGTCAGCATTTTTGGTGAAGTGAATAAACCAGGTATTTTCGAATTCCGTACCGGAATGAAGGTGGCAGATATCATTCTGATGGCGAAAGGCTTTAAAGAAGCAGCTAGTTACTCTAAAATTGAATTATCTCGTCGTGTGATTACGCACGGAAATGACGATGCAACGAAGGAGAAAATCCAAGTGAAGACGTTCGATATCGATGGTAGCTTAAATATCAGCAACGAAGGAAGTCAATATGAACTGAAACCATTTGACATAATCTCCATACGTCGATCTCCTAATTATGAAGTGCAAAGAGGGGTTACCATCGAAGGTATGGTCAATTTCCCAGGTCGTTATGCGATTCCTAAGGATGATCAAAAAATAGCAGATTTGATTTTTGAGGCGGGAGGTCTAAAACCGGAAGGTTATTTAGATGGGGCCATTCTGTACCGCGATTCTACCGTAGTGGGGGTAAAACTTTCTGAAATTTTGAAGAACCCAGCTTCTAAAAACAACCTATTACTCATGGAAAATGACCGTTTAGTCATTCCTCGTGTGTTAGAAACAGTTAAACTATCCGGAGGTGTTCAAAATCCGATTGCGATTGCTTTCGTAGAAGGATATAGTCTGCAAGACTATTTAGATGGAGCGGGTGGATATACAGAATATGCGGATAAGAGAAACGTATATGTGAAAGCACCAAATGGTATTTCAACGAAAAGAAGACGATTCTTATTCTTTAGAATTAATCCGAAGGTTCTTCCAGGGTCGCAGATTGTAGTGCCTGAATTCCCCTCGACTAAAAAGGGGTTAACTACTGCTGAGGCCGTTGGCTTATCATCTGCCTTAGTTTCTGTTGCGCTTACTTTGACGACACTCATCAACAATTTGACTAAATAA
- a CDS encoding Wzz/FepE/Etk N-terminal domain-containing protein has product MSTIENNQLEDNGEISINFGEIFRTLKSYRILIATCAVLFAALGAIYSLTQPNEYSSNAKLLPELDSKSGGAGGMGGLKSLAGLAGVDLGGSSTGAEAIRPDLYPNIVQSAPLLQEVLKAKIYSTKHKKWQTVLDFLSEKQDSAPLDLFGDPDENEIVYDVKLDKVPSSALSADLIKLNKKEQLAIMRLRASIVLEIDKKSGVISLTTKLTDPVAAANITSLIQHYLTKYVTDYRTQKARQELTFLEKRLSESRARYDQALFTLSAYRDQNMNLFMNVAKDREKKLQYEVDMAYNLYTTISGQYEESKVKLHRETPVFKVLEPAQVAIQKDGPKRSLITIGFMFVGIFFSLIYVFFKTMNLKELLG; this is encoded by the coding sequence ATGTCTACGATAGAAAATAATCAATTAGAAGATAACGGGGAAATTTCAATCAATTTTGGTGAGATTTTCCGTACGTTGAAGTCGTATCGGATTTTAATAGCTACTTGTGCTGTACTTTTTGCGGCATTAGGGGCAATTTATTCCCTAACGCAACCGAACGAGTATAGCTCTAACGCGAAACTATTACCGGAATTGGATTCTAAATCCGGTGGTGCGGGTGGAATGGGCGGTTTAAAATCTTTAGCAGGTTTAGCCGGTGTAGATTTAGGCGGAAGTTCAACGGGAGCCGAAGCTATCCGTCCGGATTTATACCCTAACATCGTTCAGAGTGCTCCTTTGTTGCAAGAAGTATTGAAAGCAAAAATCTACAGTACGAAGCACAAGAAATGGCAAACGGTTTTGGACTTTTTATCTGAGAAGCAGGATTCTGCTCCTTTAGATTTATTTGGCGATCCTGATGAAAATGAAATTGTTTATGATGTAAAACTAGACAAAGTCCCATCTAGCGCCCTTTCTGCGGATTTAATCAAATTAAATAAAAAGGAACAACTAGCTATTATGAGATTAAGAGCTTCAATTGTACTCGAAATTGATAAAAAATCTGGGGTCATTTCACTTACGACTAAATTAACGGATCCGGTTGCAGCAGCGAATATCACATCGCTAATACAACACTACTTAACGAAATATGTAACGGATTACCGCACACAGAAGGCGAGACAAGAATTGACCTTCTTAGAAAAGCGCTTGTCAGAATCCCGTGCGCGCTATGATCAAGCTCTTTTTACATTAAGTGCATACCGCGACCAAAACATGAACTTGTTTATGAATGTGGCGAAAGACCGCGAGAAGAAATTGCAATATGAGGTCGATATGGCCTATAATTTGTATACGACCATCAGCGGGCAATACGAAGAGTCTAAAGTAAAATTACACCGCGAGACACCTGTTTTCAAGGTCTTAGAACCGGCGCAGGTTGCGATTCAGAAGGATGGTCCAAAGCGTAGCTTGATTACGATCGGGTTTATGTTTGTGGGTATTTTCTTTTCGTTGATTTATGTGTTTTTTAAGACGATGAATTTGAAAGAATTACTAGGGTAA